A genomic segment from Bosea sp. OAE506 encodes:
- a CDS encoding ABC transporter ATP-binding protein, translating into MTSPPLLDIKNLTVEFATRRGTVQAVKAIDVSVAKGETVAIVGESGSGKSVTSYAVVRILDRAGRVAEGSISFSGIDLVAASEAQMRDIRGREISMIFQNPRAALNPIRKVGKQIEDVLLEHVQATRATAREKAIEALAKVRIARPEERYDAYPFELSGGMCQRVVIALALACQPQLLIADEPTTGLDVTTQKAVMDLIVELTRERGMSTILITHDLGLAAAYCDKVVVMEKGNVVETAKASEIFRNPQHAYTRKLMQATPRIGMSLRDLLPEAQKGPAAQPSAPKAVPASEAAPLMRVENLVKEYPRPQSGSLFAKLMGKAEEPKAPFRAVDGISFSVAKGETLGLVGESGCGKSTTSMMITRLIDKTSGSILFDGTDIGAIPAKQFAASAHRRRIQMVFQDPTDSLNPRFTAERAIADPILRMGGISGRDALRARCEELARLVGLPVELIDRFPHQLSGGQKARVGIARAIALDPDLVILDEPTAALDVSVQAVVLNLLQELKERLGMSYLFVSHDLNVVRLLCDRVIVMKTGAIVEQGTAEEVLGDPKADYTKELLTAIPHPPA; encoded by the coding sequence ATGACCTCGCCCCCGCTTCTCGACATCAAGAACCTCACCGTCGAGTTCGCCACGCGCCGGGGCACGGTGCAGGCGGTCAAGGCGATCGATGTCAGTGTCGCCAAGGGCGAGACGGTGGCCATCGTCGGCGAATCCGGCTCCGGCAAGTCGGTGACCTCCTATGCCGTGGTGCGGATTCTCGACCGGGCCGGCAGGGTCGCGGAGGGCTCGATCTCGTTTTCGGGCATCGACCTCGTGGCTGCCAGCGAAGCGCAGATGCGCGACATCCGCGGGCGCGAGATCTCGATGATCTTCCAGAACCCGCGCGCGGCGCTGAACCCGATCCGCAAGGTCGGCAAGCAGATCGAGGACGTGCTGCTCGAACATGTCCAGGCGACGCGGGCGACGGCGCGGGAGAAGGCGATCGAGGCGCTGGCCAAGGTCAGGATCGCGCGGCCGGAGGAGCGCTACGACGCCTATCCGTTCGAGCTGTCGGGCGGCATGTGCCAGCGCGTCGTGATCGCGCTGGCGCTTGCATGCCAGCCGCAGCTCCTGATCGCCGACGAGCCGACCACCGGGCTCGACGTCACCACCCAGAAGGCGGTGATGGACCTGATCGTCGAGCTGACGCGCGAACGCGGCATGTCGACCATCCTGATCACCCATGATCTCGGGCTGGCGGCGGCCTATTGCGACAAGGTCGTGGTGATGGAGAAGGGCAACGTCGTCGAGACGGCGAAGGCCAGCGAGATCTTCCGCAATCCGCAGCACGCCTATACCCGCAAGCTGATGCAGGCGACGCCGCGCATCGGCATGAGCCTGCGCGACCTGCTGCCGGAGGCGCAGAAGGGGCCGGCCGCACAGCCGTCCGCTCCCAAGGCCGTGCCAGCGTCGGAGGCCGCTCCGCTGATGCGGGTCGAGAACCTCGTGAAGGAGTATCCGCGGCCGCAGAGCGGCTCGCTCTTCGCGAAGCTGATGGGCAAGGCGGAGGAACCGAAAGCCCCGTTCCGCGCCGTTGACGGCATCAGCTTCAGCGTGGCCAAGGGCGAGACGCTCGGGCTCGTCGGCGAGTCCGGCTGCGGGAAATCGACGACGTCGATGATGATCACAAGGCTGATCGATAAGACCAGCGGCTCGATCCTGTTCGACGGCACGGATATCGGCGCGATTCCCGCCAAGCAGTTCGCGGCGTCCGCGCATCGCCGGCGCATCCAGATGGTGTTCCAGGACCCGACCGACAGCCTCAATCCGCGCTTCACGGCGGAGCGCGCCATCGCCGATCCGATCCTGCGGATGGGCGGGATTTCGGGGCGCGACGCGCTGCGGGCGCGTTGCGAGGAGCTGGCGCGGCTGGTCGGGCTGCCGGTCGAGCTGATCGACCGCTTCCCGCACCAGCTCTCGGGCGGGCAGAAGGCGCGTGTCGGCATCGCCCGCGCCATCGCGCTCGACCCCGATCTCGTCATCCTCGACGAGCCGACGGCTGCGCTCGACGTCTCCGTCCAGGCGGTGGTGCTCAATCTGCTGCAGGAGCTGAAGGAGCGGCTCGGGATGAGCTATCTCTTCGTCTCGCATGATCTCAACGTTGTGCGGCTGCTCTGCGACCGGGTGATCGTGATGAAGACGGGCGCCATCGTCGA
- a CDS encoding ABC transporter permease: MLRLIGQRLMTTIPSVIGVIIVTFLLTRVLPGDTAAYFAGPAASPEAIIEIRSKLGLDQPLPVQFVSYVTALVKGDLGMSLTTGQPVTADLAARLPASAELTLAGLLLAMAVALPLGVLAAVRQGSWIDHLCRIVATAGVSLPVFFTGLLLVYVFYFILGWAPAPLGRLDVFASEPARITGLYLVDSLLARDGETFRAALAQIALPAITLAIFSLAPITRMTRASMLAVLGADFVRTARASGLSSRKVIGTYAFRNAMLPVVTTLGMVFSFLLGANVLVEKVFAWPGVGSYAVEALIASDYAPIQGFVLTMAILYVALNLMIDVLYGVIDPRVRLEG; the protein is encoded by the coding sequence ATGCTTCGCCTGATCGGCCAGCGCCTGATGACGACGATCCCTTCGGTGATCGGCGTCATCATCGTCACCTTCCTGCTGACACGGGTGCTGCCGGGCGATACGGCGGCGTACTTCGCCGGCCCGGCCGCCTCGCCGGAGGCGATCATCGAGATCCGCAGCAAGCTCGGGCTCGACCAGCCCCTGCCGGTGCAGTTCGTCTCCTATGTCACCGCCCTGGTGAAGGGCGATCTCGGCATGTCGCTGACGACCGGCCAGCCGGTGACGGCCGATCTCGCGGCCCGGCTGCCGGCGTCGGCCGAACTGACACTGGCGGGCTTGCTGCTTGCCATGGCGGTGGCGCTGCCGCTCGGCGTGCTCGCGGCCGTCCGGCAGGGCTCCTGGATCGACCATCTCTGCCGCATCGTGGCGACGGCGGGCGTTTCGCTGCCGGTGTTCTTCACCGGGCTGCTGCTCGTCTATGTGTTCTACTTCATCCTCGGCTGGGCGCCGGCGCCGCTGGGGCGGCTCGACGTCTTCGCCTCGGAGCCCGCCCGCATCACCGGGCTCTACCTCGTGGATTCGCTGCTCGCGCGGGACGGCGAGACCTTCCGCGCCGCGCTCGCGCAGATCGCGTTGCCGGCGATCACGCTGGCGATCTTCTCGCTCGCGCCGATCACGCGGATGACGCGCGCCTCGATGCTCGCTGTGCTCGGGGCCGATTTCGTGCGGACCGCGCGCGCCAGCGGGCTCTCAAGCCGCAAGGTCATCGGCACCTATGCCTTCCGCAACGCGATGCTGCCGGTCGTCACCACGCTGGGCATGGTGTTCTCCTTCTTGCTCGGCGCCAATGTGCTGGTCGAGAAGGTCTTCGCCTGGCCGGGCGTCGGATCCTATGCGGTCGAGGCGCTGATCGCCTCCGACTATGCCCCGATCCAGGGCTTCGTGCTGACGATGGCGATCCTCTACGTCGCGCTGAACCTGATGATCGACGTGCTCTACGGCGTCATCGATCCCCGCGTCCGGCTGGAGGGCTGA